In Elaeis guineensis isolate ETL-2024a chromosome 1, EG11, whole genome shotgun sequence, a genomic segment contains:
- the LOC105036166 gene encoding probable LRR receptor-like serine/threonine-protein kinase At1g05700: MMGILIQIVFLAATAFGVINGQEGFVSIDCGMDAGGSITDNITGIVYQPDTQFIDTGINYGIPPSYWSRRYSLPQLGTLRSFPDGVRNCYTINQVNQGEKYLIRAFFMYGNYDGQDSASIGSPLQFDLHLGVNYWRTLNITDPFSFYPLEIITVAKDDYFSVCLVKTGSGTPFISSLELRLIDSVDVYTDVNQSNSLVSGFARVNVGGAPGLIRYPNDTYDRIWWSENLPNSFGINTSETIQINPGDAFQVPSTIMRSAITPVNNTSLLFSLSDFQSRYVRPICYCYMHFAEFDALPPNKTRLIDVIMNEQALLRNFRPSYLLSTHITLTFELESVTQYNISLTKAADSILPPILNALEAYTTLSLPDLASDITDVRAMMDLKNLYDIKIWQGDPCAPQNFAWKGIVCTFSASNPPRVTSLNLSSQNLNDNIPDAINNLKAIEYLDLSNNNFVGPIPDFLSGLSSLRMLNLSNNQLDGSIPMALRQKQENGLLELRTENNPGLCTNGNGCVDDHGKKKTLATAVIVIIAAILASLILLAIIVVVVRRQRMRKTPTRPCELVVKGKSLNYGYL, translated from the exons ATGATGGGAATCCTCATTCAAATAGTTTTCTTAGCGGCAACAGCATTTGGGGTTATTAATGGCCAAGAAG GCTTTGTCAGTATTGACTGTGGAATGGATGCGGGCGGTAGCATCACAGATAACATTACCGGGATCGTGTACCAACCCGATACCCAATTCATAGACACCGGGATAAACTACGGAATACCCCCGAGTTATTGGTCCCGCCGGTACTCCCTTCCACAGTTAGGGACTCTCAGAAGCTTTCCAGATGGAGTTCGGAATTGTTACACCATTAATCAAGTGAACCAGGGTGAAAAGTACCTGATAAGAGCTTTCTTCATGTATGGTAACTACGACGGTCAAGACAGTGCAAGCATAGGTAGCCCGCTGCAGTTTGACCTTCATCTTGGCGTCAATTACTGGAGAACGCTGAACATTACCGATCCATTCTCTTTCTATCCGTTGGAGATCATTACTGTTGCGAAGGACGATTATTTCTCAGTTTGTCTCGTGAAGACCGGGTCCGGAACTCCGTTCATATCTTCGCTTGAGTTGAGGCTTATTGACAGTGTGGATGTTTACACGGACGTAAACCAATCCAATTCCCTTGTGTCCGGTTTCGCTAGAGTCAATGTTGGGGGAGCTCCTGGCTTGATCAG GTATCCAAATGACACCTATGATCGCATTTGGTGGTCGGAGAACCTACCTAACTCGTTTGGTATAAATACTTCAGAGACCATCCAAATTAATCCAGGGGATGCCTTCCAGGTGCCATCCACCATTATGCGTAGCGCAATCACTCCAGTAAACAATACCAGTTTGCTATTTTCTTTATCGGACTTTCAGAGCAGATATGTTCGTCCCATATGCTATTGCTACATGCACTTCGCAGAGTTTGATGCCCTCCCTCCGAACAAGACAAGATTAATCGATGTGATTATGAATGAGCAAGCTCTTTTGAGAAATTTTCGGCCGTCTTACTTACTGTCAACTCACATAACCCTCACATTTGAGCTTGAAAGTGTGACTCAGTATAATATTAGCCTAACGAAGGCAGCTGATTCCATCCTTCCTCCAATCCTCAATGCCCTGGAGGCCTATACTACTCTTTCTCTGCCAGATTTGGCATCCGATATAACAGATG TTCGTGCTATGATGGACCTCAAGAACTTGTATGATATCAAGATTTGGCAAGGCGATCCATGTGCTCCGCAGAACTTCGCTTGGAAAGGCATAGTCTGTACCTTTTCTGCCTCTAATCCTCCAAGAGTAACATCCTT AAATCTGTCATCGCAAAACTTGAACGATAACATACCTGATGCCATTAACAACCTTAAGGCCATCGAATACTT GGACTTATCAAACAATAACTTCGTGGGTCCGATACCAGATTTTCTGTCAGGATTGTCATCCCTTCGCATGCT AAATTTATCAAACAACCAACTCGATGGGTCGATCCCAATGGCTCTCCGTCAAAAGCAAGAAAATGGCTTGCTAGAGTTAAG GACGGAAAATAACCCCGGTCTGTGCACCAACGGGAACGGATGCGTAGATGATCATGGAAAAAAGAAGACGCTTGCTACTGCAGTCATTGTCATCATTGCAGCGATTCTTGCTTCACTAATTCTATTGGCGATCATAGTGGTGGTGGTACGGCGCCAAAGGATGAGAAAAACACCAACCCGACCATGTGAGTTAGTAGTCAAAGGAAAAAGTCTGAACTATGGTTACTTGTAG